A window of Candidatus Micrarchaeota archaeon contains these coding sequences:
- a CDS encoding PQQ-binding-like beta-propeller repeat protein: MVQKLLLLALAFSLCVAFAVSQQVRGGDWTSLILNNNNTRYQANSTINSSNIANITQAWVINTNSFITSTPMVLNGNVYFTDWNGNVYSAGMANGTVNWKASLDSSSEGISSTVLLEGGMVYVAYGPLGPESVAALYQSNGTTAWVTALNT, encoded by the coding sequence TTGGTACAGAAATTGCTGTTGCTTGCGCTTGCCTTCTCCTTATGCGTAGCTTTTGCAGTATCCCAGCAGGTAAGAGGTGGGGACTGGACATCTCTTATATTGAACAACAACAATACGAGGTATCAAGCCAACTCGACGATAAACTCCTCAAATATAGCAAACATAACCCAGGCATGGGTAATAAACACCAATTCCTTCATAACATCTACGCCCATGGTCCTTAACGGGAACGTTTATTTCACGGACTGGAACGGGAACGTATACTCTGCAGGCATGGCTAACGGCACTGTCAACTGGAAGGCAAGCCTTGACAGCAGCAGCGAGGGCATTTCCTCAACGGTATTGCTGGAAGGGGGCATGGTCTACGTAGCATATGGGCCGTTAGGGCCTGAAAGTGTTGCGGCGCTGTACCAGTCAAACGGCACGACAGCGTGGGTTACTGCCCTTAATAC
- a CDS encoding polysaccharide deacetylase family protein has product MQHRNLFILSAISIIFVLLLIVPKAQPVTGGEWTSLTFDNNNTRYQANSTINSMNVGSLVPAWNITTHNSITSTPLVQNGNVYFDDWGGFIWSANVVTGKVNWRKYIGAAISSTPELYNGTLYVTYGPGSAADSGAVGINVAKNGNKTTVIALNAATGETYWANTLQTKMNAIWSSPIIYKGLVYVGVASSGDESQSTWKGAIFALNARTGVEAWNTSVAGPDGGAAVWSSVVVDPVLNEIYFGTGNAYSSPATKASNPANDIAAANELILNLSGSFSWISSQNSLIVSVTGNSVGTYSTSNVALAAPGSIETQTFTVTSNAALQTLTTTTGNFYNITQVSLDSPNNHGANPSLNGIVIEEYTSSFAPNTVNSINATTTLENSLYSYSIVSLDATSGQIVWYNQTCTLGLSACADADFGSTPNLFSFTNSITSITYNAVGIGGKDSNYYVFNRENGVLLEKFTNIGTSESQNFSDGGIIGIAGTTGTNNPEIFVPSFYYQSGTGIYGGIIQALNTSTGNKDWNFSTTGITDGSVAVIPGAILFGDAHFTSIGNGDLYAISTSGVQLFHSKLQNGMDSGVSVAEGHVFATGFLSPSKASSNTLGIYAFSLPPVLTISNIVADGGQPITLTAKISNSIKPDEYSFYFFNENGIQTNLVYGSNGICNGANVIITAQAAECTLDLGIGGFSPTFYTFGVGVTSGSNTFNSIPVSVAVYGDSNNTNSNSPTLKIAPTYAMPSTGQSETFSLKISGGVGPFSIALYNMTGNDQMGSNLIVQSPGGSNSITFTVGKSGLFRFDAIATDLGTTNPFVFNSSRSVISVNTLVANAPIANSTLISDGQKVNIAAQPSGGSPPYGYQWYNSTSSTAAWNNWNSTRDGILLDSMESGWSGFSPSSTEYADYAQGNYVEGNGSAALVTTNGNAKMIKYIQPTDLSSATNFYFWVLVPNSVLVKNGTTGIELDFARTTNLNNQFQCYFDGGMLRNGWNPLVINKSDCINVVNNVPSNAPASWAGINAIMFQVYPSINAPVFQVNFDNLRYNYNGGIFGKAVIMINFDDGYKNVSSTAYPILKAYNLTATAFILPGLLNNTPLNSNSPTCTGNVISNTAEAGCEDYMTVNDLNILYNGGWDIASHTWDHSGDPQGLLNNTIGQNVIFEIFNSTAWLKQNGFTRSARFFAYPDGAYNALIIQDVKNAGYVLAKYGSGDSVRQPNLYGGEPYNLTYTVKATDITNTVPVNTIESKINDAIAQKGLLIITFHQVFSNNEAERNVSAYNETQFTQVVSYIASQQKGGNVIVTNFSDYYSMLNHPIQNSGAASIAVSPASNTYYYYGVNDSTNAISYSQKIFITVNRTLSITNFTANKTSVNVGEPVGFRNTTVDGTGNNIFSYSILTGPTGGSMTSTGPNAFSFTSAGTYVVNLRVVDQSGETDNATATIAVASSATTTIPSGGGGSTGGGAGGGGGSSVPVVSYSNGCAIITNVAVPNSFSFTLDGKQVKATDNFIGSNYTSIIVDGSTYVLNLNGPSTINGLEFNLTRVSYLPIQHTVSFAVCQQSGKGVNHPNATTSIAINISTNPVKITVEPKNATQLISVSNTIPSVSPPANFTLLSAILLSVGNLTNSTTLAISMNFKCGLAGVSPYVLKDGTWKAITPFSYSNASASCAVKFTIPAKDPVLALMQRTSTQNSIAPQQQQVPKQSNVTTQPSPTVNAQRASNASNYLSQAKRDIIASVLVIAGLMALIGGIHATKLRKKMKKYAYKRRVKRKGYKHKAKGA; this is encoded by the coding sequence ATGCAGCATCGTAATTTGTTCATACTTAGTGCAATTAGCATAATCTTTGTATTGCTATTGATAGTGCCGAAGGCACAGCCTGTCACAGGCGGCGAATGGACATCATTGACATTTGACAACAACAATACAAGATACCAGGCCAATTCCACGATAAACAGCATGAATGTCGGTAGTCTTGTCCCTGCATGGAACATCACAACACATAATTCCATAACTTCTACGCCGCTTGTCCAGAACGGCAACGTATATTTTGATGACTGGGGCGGCTTTATATGGTCCGCAAACGTAGTTACAGGCAAAGTCAACTGGCGCAAATACATAGGTGCAGCAATATCATCCACTCCTGAACTGTACAACGGAACGCTTTACGTGACGTATGGTCCTGGCAGTGCTGCGGATTCTGGGGCAGTAGGGATAAATGTAGCTAAGAATGGGAACAAGACTACTGTTATTGCATTGAATGCCGCGACAGGCGAAACTTACTGGGCAAACACGCTTCAGACCAAAATGAATGCAATATGGTCATCCCCTATAATATACAAGGGTTTGGTTTACGTCGGTGTAGCTTCCTCAGGAGACGAGTCGCAAAGCACATGGAAAGGGGCAATTTTCGCCCTTAATGCCAGAACAGGAGTCGAAGCATGGAATACATCTGTTGCAGGACCAGACGGCGGTGCCGCAGTATGGAGCTCTGTAGTCGTTGATCCTGTGCTCAATGAAATATACTTCGGAACCGGAAATGCGTATTCATCGCCAGCAACAAAAGCATCAAATCCGGCCAACGACATAGCAGCAGCAAATGAATTGATTCTTAATCTTTCAGGGTCATTTTCCTGGATTTCAAGCCAAAATTCTCTCATAGTCTCTGTAACTGGAAATTCTGTAGGCACATATTCAACCTCTAACGTTGCACTTGCCGCACCTGGAAGCATTGAAACACAGACATTTACTGTAACGTCAAACGCTGCATTGCAGACGCTTACAACCACGACCGGGAATTTCTACAACATAACGCAAGTATCGTTGGACAGCCCTAATAACCATGGAGCAAACCCTTCCCTCAACGGAATTGTAATAGAAGAATATACCAGCTCATTTGCGCCTAATACCGTAAATTCAATAAACGCGACAACCACGCTGGAAAATTCGCTCTACAGCTATTCAATCGTATCATTGGATGCAACCAGCGGGCAAATCGTATGGTACAACCAAACCTGCACACTTGGACTTAGCGCGTGCGCCGACGCGGACTTCGGATCGACGCCCAACCTGTTCTCATTCACGAACAGCATAACCAGCATTACTTACAACGCGGTAGGCATCGGGGGAAAAGACAGCAATTATTATGTATTCAACAGGGAAAATGGCGTTCTTCTGGAAAAATTCACGAACATCGGAACTTCAGAATCTCAAAATTTCTCTGATGGTGGAATAATAGGAATTGCAGGAACTACCGGCACAAATAATCCCGAAATATTCGTTCCATCATTTTATTACCAATCAGGAACAGGAATATACGGTGGCATAATCCAAGCATTGAATACCTCAACTGGAAACAAAGATTGGAACTTTTCTACTACTGGAATTACTGATGGATCTGTTGCGGTTATTCCTGGTGCTATATTATTCGGAGATGCACACTTCACTTCTATTGGAAATGGAGATTTATACGCAATTTCAACATCTGGAGTCCAATTATTCCATAGTAAACTTCAAAATGGTATGGACTCTGGTGTATCTGTTGCTGAAGGACATGTTTTTGCAACAGGTTTCTTGAGTCCATCAAAAGCTTCATCAAATACTTTAGGTATTTACGCGTTTTCGTTGCCTCCTGTATTGACTATAAGCAACATAGTTGCAGATGGGGGGCAACCAATTACGCTAACGGCAAAAATTTCAAATTCGATTAAACCTGATGAATATTCGTTCTATTTTTTCAATGAAAACGGCATACAAACAAATCTTGTTTACGGGTCAAACGGCATCTGCAATGGCGCAAATGTCATAATAACGGCCCAAGCCGCCGAGTGCACGCTCGATCTTGGCATAGGCGGTTTTAGTCCCACATTCTACACATTCGGGGTCGGCGTAACGAGCGGCTCGAATACTTTCAATTCCATACCTGTGTCCGTAGCGGTATACGGAGATTCCAACAATACGAATTCCAATTCGCCAACATTGAAGATAGCGCCAACCTATGCTATGCCATCTACCGGCCAAAGCGAAACATTTAGCCTTAAGATAAGCGGAGGCGTAGGTCCTTTCAGCATAGCATTATACAACATGACGGGAAATGACCAGATGGGAAGCAATCTAATCGTGCAGTCTCCTGGAGGCTCTAACTCGATAACCTTTACCGTTGGTAAGTCAGGGTTATTCAGGTTTGATGCGATAGCAACGGATCTTGGCACAACGAACCCGTTCGTATTCAACTCAAGCAGGAGCGTCATAAGCGTAAATACCCTTGTGGCAAACGCGCCTATAGCAAACAGTACATTGATAAGCGATGGCCAAAAGGTGAACATAGCTGCGCAGCCAAGCGGCGGCTCTCCGCCCTACGGTTACCAGTGGTACAATAGCACTTCAAGCACAGCAGCATGGAACAATTGGAATTCTACAAGGGACGGCATACTTCTGGATAGCATGGAAAGCGGCTGGAGCGGCTTTAGCCCATCCTCTACGGAATATGCCGACTATGCGCAGGGCAACTATGTCGAAGGAAACGGCTCTGCTGCACTGGTTACTACAAACGGCAACGCCAAGATGATCAAGTACATACAGCCTACGGACTTGAGTAGCGCTACCAATTTCTATTTCTGGGTGCTGGTACCAAACTCCGTACTTGTTAAAAACGGCACCACGGGAATAGAGCTGGACTTTGCAAGGACCACAAACCTTAACAATCAGTTCCAGTGCTACTTTGACGGGGGCATGCTCAGGAACGGATGGAACCCTCTTGTCATAAACAAGAGCGACTGCATTAATGTCGTAAACAATGTGCCATCCAACGCACCAGCAAGCTGGGCTGGGATAAATGCAATAATGTTCCAGGTATACCCATCGATAAACGCGCCGGTCTTCCAAGTCAACTTCGACAACCTGAGGTACAACTACAACGGCGGCATATTCGGCAAGGCCGTGATAATGATAAACTTTGACGACGGATACAAGAACGTTTCAAGCACGGCATACCCAATACTCAAGGCATACAACCTCACGGCTACCGCATTCATACTTCCTGGGCTTCTCAACAACACTCCTCTGAACAGCAACAGCCCGACGTGCACAGGAAACGTGATAAGCAATACCGCAGAGGCTGGCTGCGAGGACTACATGACCGTGAATGATCTTAATATCCTGTACAACGGCGGGTGGGACATAGCAAGCCATACATGGGACCATTCAGGGGACCCGCAAGGGCTCCTCAACAATACAATCGGCCAGAACGTAATCTTCGAAATATTCAACAGCACCGCGTGGCTCAAGCAGAACGGCTTCACGCGCTCTGCGCGATTCTTCGCCTATCCTGACGGGGCATACAACGCGCTCATAATACAGGATGTCAAGAATGCGGGATACGTGCTGGCAAAGTACGGAAGCGGGGACTCTGTAAGGCAGCCGAACCTTTACGGTGGCGAGCCCTACAACCTTACATATACCGTAAAGGCTACTGACATTACCAACACTGTCCCTGTTAACACAATAGAATCCAAGATAAACGATGCGATAGCGCAGAAGGGCCTTCTGATAATAACATTCCACCAGGTATTCAGCAACAACGAGGCGGAAAGGAACGTATCTGCATACAACGAAACCCAATTCACGCAGGTCGTAAGTTACATAGCATCGCAGCAGAAGGGCGGAAACGTAATAGTAACGAACTTTAGCGACTATTATTCGATGCTCAACCATCCAATACAAAATTCAGGCGCAGCCTCGATTGCGGTATCGCCTGCATCAAACACGTACTATTACTATGGCGTAAACGATTCAACCAACGCAATATCATATTCACAAAAAATATTCATCACGGTAAACAGAACCCTCAGCATAACAAACTTCACCGCAAACAAGACCTCGGTAAATGTCGGCGAACCTGTCGGATTCAGGAACACCACAGTTGACGGAACCGGCAACAATATATTCAGCTATTCGATACTCACAGGCCCAACTGGAGGGAGCATGACCAGTACTGGCCCCAACGCATTTTCCTTCACATCTGCAGGGACATACGTTGTAAATCTTAGGGTTGTGGACCAGTCCGGTGAAACGGATAACGCAACTGCAACTATAGCTGTGGCAAGCTCGGCGACAACCACAATACCCAGCGGAGGCGGCGGAAGCACAGGCGGCGGAGCGGGTGGCGGCGGTGGCTCCTCAGTGCCTGTTGTAAGCTACTCAAACGGCTGCGCCATTATAACTAACGTCGCAGTGCCCAACAGCTTCAGCTTCACGCTTGACGGCAAGCAGGTTAAGGCAACCGACAACTTCATCGGCAGCAACTACACGAGCATAATAGTAGATGGGTCCACTTACGTGCTGAACCTTAACGGGCCTTCTACGATAAATGGCCTTGAATTCAACCTTACGAGGGTTTCATACCTTCCAATACAGCATACCGTGAGCTTTGCAGTATGCCAGCAAAGCGGCAAGGGCGTAAATCACCCCAATGCCACTACCAGCATAGCCATAAACATATCAACCAACCCTGTCAAGATAACCGTAGAGCCGAAAAACGCGACGCAGCTAATATCCGTAAGCAACACGATACCAAGCGTATCTCCTCCTGCTAACTTCACGCTTCTGTCAGCTATACTGCTGTCCGTGGGCAACCTCACGAACTCCACAACATTGGCAATCAGCATGAACTTCAAGTGCGGCCTGGCAGGGGTAAGTCCGTACGTGCTCAAGGACGGGACATGGAAAGCAATAACCCCATTCTCATACAGCAACGCAAGCGCTTCGTGTGCGGTTAAGTTCACGATACCTGCAAAGGATCCGGTGCTTGCCCTCATGCAGCGCACATCAACTCAGAACAGCATAGCCCCCCAACAGCAGCAGGTGCCCAAGCAGTCCAACGTAACTACACAGCCAAGCCCAACGGTAAATGCTCAGCGCGCATCCAATGCCTCAAATTACCTGTCACAGGCAAAGAGGGACATAATAGCCAGCGTACTCGTGATTGCAGGGCTAATGGCGCTGATAGGCGGAATACATGCGACGAAGCTCAGGAAGAAGATGAAGAAATACGCCTATAAGCGAAGGGTAAAGAGAAAGGGCTACAAGCACAAGGCAAAAGGCGCGTAA